A part of Aspergillus flavus chromosome 1, complete sequence genomic DNA contains:
- a CDS encoding uncharacterized protein (of unknown function-domain containing protein), with the protein MAALQEALECLAPTTWDEVPTDPSSLRTYINDLSTKAHLIVNSVPEPPPATTTTTTHQVKPSPARLNTTDPTLQSLQQQWSKPIKVSSTRDNPLDLLIHKLPGNDGKGHWFGRRSVHEGLPFSTWQAKLSSEMTETLKANRERMKHGQTPDQSVRGIGAEKQVETIEVKDESGEKVLAHVTVFHVSAQFPKPTTPRDFVSLIVSWEVGVEEGGRFWMMVSKPVEHADAPPCQGYIRGQYESVEFIREIPVKRGGGGDAQGETNPVEWIMVTRSDPGGNIPRWMVEKGTPKSICSDAVKFLDWACRDPNSVSEPGMDDGRHKRRRNSLHTAGVQEDEDSEISDSEFSDTEVEHHGLIASFAYLLNAGLERYAPQAVLDYIPGHSHHPSGDMSDVTTEDGERAPRSSGDPVPQRDATERDKDDTRSQLSQDKASSINSGLATPIEAGHHDIPPVDLMKIEKKDGKLTSHEKQLAKLAQRKREVEAQLDRVREDIRSLHLPSREEGFKRDKASAAALAAADASNDQLSTSAGSSNQRKTPESRSSSSNNLAHPANSRDPAKMHKVASGLFSEESKLLKQLGKIEKHQLKEASKIESKQRKQAEQEEKTKSRTENDILRHENEHLRKELERLRNERRQWLELIASLQTENTNLAAAAGKKSDA; encoded by the exons ATGGCCGCCCTCCAAGAAGCCCTTGAATGTCTCGCCCCAACAACCTGGGACGAGGTGCCCACAGAcccctcctccctccgcACCTACATCAACGACCTCTCCACGAAAGCCCACCTCATCGTCAACTCCGTCCCAGAACCCCCTCCAGcaactactaccactaccacccATCAAGTCAAACCCTCCCCCGCCAGACTCAACACCACAGACCCAACCCTCCAATCCCTCCAACAACAATGGAGCAAACCCATCAAAGTCTCCAGCACAAGAGACAACCCCCTCGACCTTTTAATCCACAAACTCCCCGGCAACGACGGCAAAGGCCACTGGTTCGGTCGTCGCAGCGTCCACGAGGGCCTCCCCTTCTCCACATGGCAGGCGAAGCTCTCGAGTGAGATGACCGAGACGCTGAAGGCGAATCGCGAGCGCATGAAGCACGGCCAGACGCCTGACCAGTCGGTCCGCGGCATTGGGGCTGAGAAGCAGGTCGAGACGATTGAGGTGAAGGATGAGAGTGGGGAGAAGGTGTTGGCTCATGTAACTGTTTTTCATGTTTCGGCGCAGTTTCCGAAGCCCACGACGCCGAGGGATTTTGTTTCCTTGATTGTTAGTTGggaggttggggttgaggagggGGGACGGTTTTGGATGATGGTTTCGAAGCCTGTTGAGCATGCTGATGCGCCGCCTTGTCAGGGGTATATTCGGGGGCAGTACGAGTCTGTTGAGTTTATTAGGGAGATTCCGGTTAAGAGGGGAGGTGGCGGTGATGCGCAGGGT GAGACGAACCCTGTCGAGTGGATTATGGTGACAAGGAGTGACCCCGGAGGTAATATACCTCGGTGGATGGTTGAGAAGGGCACGCCTAAGAGTATCTGCTCGGATGCGGTCAAGTTTCTGGACTGGGCTTGTCGCGATCCCAACTCGGTTTCTGAGCCAGGTATGGACGACGGTCGCCACAAGAGACGGAGAAACAGTCTACATACGGCTGGCGTgcaggaagatgaagatagtgAGATCAGCGATTCCGAATTTTCGGATACCGAGGTGGAACATCATGGTCTCATTGCCAGCTTTGCCTATCTACTCAACGCTGGGTTGGAGCGATACGCCCCTCAGGCTGTGCTGGACTATATACCAGGTCACTCACACCATCCATCAGGAGATATGTCTGATGTTACTACggaggatggagagagaGCACCCAGGTCTAGTGGGGACCCCGTCCCGCAAAGGGATGCAACAGAAAGAGACAAGGATGATACGAGATCTCAACTTTCACAGGATAAAGCGTCCTCGATAAACTCCGGCCTCGCCACTCCCATCGAAGCTGGGCACCACGACATTCCTCCGGTGGACTTGAtgaagatcgagaagaaggacggCAAGCTAACCTCGCATGAGAAACAGCTGGCTAAACTAGCCCAGCGCAAGCGTGAAGTCGAGGCACAACTAGACCGAGTACGAGAAGACATCAGATCCCTCCATCTACCGTCCCGCGAAGAAGGGTTCAAGAGAGACAAAGCATCTGCAGCTGCTTTGGCAGCCGCCGACGCCAGCAATGATCAATTGAGCACCAGTGCAGGCAGCAGCAACCAGCGGAAAACACCCGAAAGCCGTTCGTCGAGCAGTAATAACCTAGCCCATCCTGCAAACAGCCGCGACCCGGCAAAGATGCACAAGGTCGCTTCTGGCTTATTCAGCGAGGAATCCAAGCTCCTCAAGCAGCTTGGGAAGATCGAGAAGCATCAGCTCAAGGAGGCGTCAAAGATTGAGTCTAAACAGCGAAAGCAAGCAGAACaggaagaaaagacgaaGTCTCGAACGGAGAATGATATTTTGCGCCATGAGAATGAGCATTTGAGGAAAGAGCTCGAGCGGCTTAGGAATGAGCGACGACAATGGCTCGAGCTGATCGCGTCGTTGCAAACAGAGAACACGAATTTGGCGGCGGCagctggaaagaaaagtgatGCTTGA